From the Paramormyrops kingsleyae isolate MSU_618 chromosome 7, PKINGS_0.4, whole genome shotgun sequence genome, one window contains:
- the LOC140592061 gene encoding poly(ADP-ribose) glycohydrolase-like isoform X3, whose translation MSVLALKLPDLCPKPIPLLRRGQQHAITMSQLQIACLLANAFYCTFPHRNASHHNSEYFHYPTINFSSLFGNWSPRKQEKLKAIFNYFKIVSDHEKEIEGLVTFERCCLRDAPQWERESKMLTKLHVSSEGTIEEKGQGMLQVDFACSLVGGGVLGNGLVQEEILFLCYPELIVSRLFTERLANNECLRITGLQQYNRYTGFSDTFVCRGFHVDQCQRDEWLRRQRKMVAIDALNFKHQKEQYDMTRVIRELNKAYCGFRGEKNIPVDYLPAVATGNWGCGAFKGDPKLKGLIQLMAAAVAQRDVAFFTFHNKHLEMELLGMYQFLINHNVTVARLFELLRNFCRIVSHSGEPEDLFRYIRRAVADTTSKH comes from the exons ATGTCTGTACTGGCCCTCAAGTTGCCGGACCTGTGCCCAAAG CCCATTCCCTTGCTGAGACGCGGCCAGCAACACGCCATCACGATGTCCCAGCTCCAGATCGCCTGCCTGCTGGCCAACGCCTTCTACTGCACCTTCCCCCACCGCAATGCCTCCCACCACAACTCAGAGTACTTCCACTACCCCACCATAAACTTCTCCAG CTTGTTTGGGAACTGGTCACCAAGGAAACAGGAGAAACTCAAAGCCATTTTCAACTACTTCAAGATAGTATCAGATCACG AAAAAGAGATCGAGGGACTGGTGACCTTCGAGAGGTGCTGTCTTCGTGACGCTCCACAATGGGAAAG GGAATCCAAAATGCTGACTAAGCTTCACGTCTCCTCAGAAGGCACCATTGAGGAGAAGGGCCAGGGCATGTTGCAG GTGGACTTTGCCTGCAGCTTGGTAGGAGGGGGTGTGCTTGGGAATGGACTGGTCCAGGAGGAGATCCTGTTCCTCTGCTACCCAGAGCTCATTGTGTCCAGGCTTTTTACTGAGAGGCTGGCCAACAACGAGTGCCTCCGGATCACCG GTCTCCAGCAGTACAACAGATATACTGGCTTCAGCGACACCTTTGTCTGTCGGGGATTTCATGTGGACCAATGCCAGAG GGATGAATGGCTCAGACGGCAGAGAAAAATGGTCGCCATTGACGCATTGAACTTCAAACACCAGAAGGAGCAGTACGACATGACACGCGTAATCCGTGAGCTGAACAAG GCCTACTGTGGTTTCCGGGGAGAAAAGAACATTCCTGTCGATTACCTCCCAGCTGTAGCTACTGGGAACTGGGGCTGTGGTGCCTTTAAGGGTGACCCCAAACTCAAAG GTCTTATACAGCTAATGGCTGCAGCCGTGGCCCAGAGAGACGTGGCCTTCTTCACGTTCCACAACAAGCACCTTGAAATGGAGCTGCTGGGGATGTACCAGTTCCTCATCAATCATAATGTAACAGTGG CTCGGCTCTTTGAGCTCCTCAGGAATTTCTGCAGGATTGTGAGTCACAGTGGAGAGCCTGAAGACCTCTTTAGGTACATCAGACGTGCTGTCGCAGACACGACAAGCAAACACTAA